The genome window TTCAGGACTTTTTGTGTTACACTAACCATGTGAATCACGATCACAGATGTGATTTGGGGCAAAACCGCTGTCATGGGCCATCCACTCTTCCCTGAGACAATCTGACCCCATTTACATCTGGTAATAACATCGGTTTCTGAAGGTCCAACATTAGCATGCAGTGAGACAGAAGAACATCTGAAGtttgactaaaataacattgagCATTCCTCTAAAAATCAGAGACCATCCCTTTAAAATCCAATCATATGTTGTCACAGCACATCAGATCTGAGACGGATAATAATATCAGGTGTCTTTGCTGCCCCGTTTCAAACTAAGTATCACTGAATTTCGCAATCAGTTCACAGTGTCTAAATGACAAGAATAACACTAAACATTATTCAATGATCTGGATAACTGAGAATCTTCACAGACAATTCTGAGTAGGTCGTAACTGTAGCAGTTAGTCCTTTAATATTTGCCTGTAATACAAAATCAGTATTGACTCTGAAGAAAAGATTTTGTCATGCCTATACATTTTTACCTGTGGTTGTTGAATATCAACCACTTCCTTGAAAGTCTATTAAATTAACACAACAGATGTTATATGTTCTTTACTCCAATACACAAAATAATCATTGTAAAGTAAGTGGCAttgtattttttccccccagatgatatttattatattgtttttccctgctaacacacacacacacacacacacacacaaatggttGTATTATGTTGGACTGGACTGACAGATCTTTATCTTTCTCTTTGGAAACTGAAGTGTCCTTTGATATATTTCTCTCTCAAACTCTTTTGTACCTCTAttgatattaattattttaggGGCTGTTTtgtatgaatgtaaatgtacagctatattgtaaatacatgtttaataaaaaaaagacactttttTCATCATTGTGCCAGATTTTTGTGTAAGTACTGATtacaaaaattttatttattaatttaatttattaaacagatTTACATACTGTACAATTATAGTATTAGTTGCGGCATTTAGGAAAAATAAGGTCATTTAAGAAGTGGATAAGTTCAAGAGCATTAAATGGAACACTTGATATGAAAATTACAGTTTGCACTTTATCTTAGCACAGTAAAACGTCTTTAAAAACTTCACTCTGTAATGTAGTTTAGTCTCATTTCACATTACAGTGGCTGTcactgtattattttaattataattattttaattgcttTATTCACTATTCATTTCCTTTATTCACACGAGGAGAGATAATGTTTCCCCCTTTTTTTAATATCAGagaataaattaaatagttTATCAAAAAGAAGTGCCAGCAATGGTTTAGGATTTTGTCCATGTGTAATTTGAATGTGCCTTTGTGCCTATAGACCTTTTATTCAAGTCATTATTGTCTTTTACATAACATGCAGCATCCTAACCGACGCAAATATCACATAAAGGTTTGCATCATCTTGTCATGGCTAATTAAACACTTTAATACAGGAGCCCAGCTGCATCATGCATATGCAAAAGTGAACAATGAGTTACAATAATGAATACTGACTTAAGGTTTTACAATGATGaacattgttttacattttgttgGCAAAAAATTAAGTGCTTACCTGTGCAAaactatgtggttgctatggtgttctgtgTGTTTACTCATTGGTCAGAGCCAACACACAAGATGTTGTAGTCCATCTAAAGTATATGGCTTGGGTccttttttcaatgtaaaatctatgttttttttttattgttgtccACCAGGCAAATTACGTATATTGACCTATActgtagtattttattttaaagacttGTTAAAATCCCTAGTTGTAACTACAGGTATGAGTATTATTATAAAGCACCACTAATTAAATAATTCAATCTCAACATCTGGTTATAATGTCAACATCTGGCATAATACGATAGGATAGGATGCTATTTTCTTAATACTCATCAGATGACATTTTGGAGATAAAATCTGTCATATTCTTCAGTAGCTATGGAAAGTTATTTTAAGACAGGAGTCttaaaagaatacaaatataaaactcttaaagggttagttcacccaaaaatgaaaattatgtcatttattactcaccctcatgtcgttccacacctgtaagaccttcgttcatcttcagaacacaaaataagatgtttttgataaaatccgatggctcagtgaggcctgcattgccagcaagatcatttcctttttcaatgcccaaaaaggtactatagacatatttaaaacagttcatgtgactacagtggttcaaccataatattataaagcgactagaatactttttgtgcaccaaaaaaaaaccaaaataatctttattcaacaatatctagtgatgggcaatttcaaaacactgcttcatgaagctttgaagctttatgatttttttgtttcaaatcagtgattcggagtgcgtatcaaactgccaaagtcacgtgaactattgaaatttcgaaacacttatgatgtaacaaagcctcgtttactgaaatcacgtgattttggcgctccgaaccactgattcgaaacaaaagattcgtaaagcttcaaagcttcatgaagcagtgttttgaaatcgcccatcactagacattgttgaataaagtcattactttgttttttggcacacaaaaagtattctcgtagctttataatattatggttgaaccactgtactcacatgacctgttttaaatatgtctatagtacctttttgggcattaaaaaaggaaatgatctcgctggcaatgcaggcctcactgagccattggattttatcaaaaatatcttaatttgtgttccgaagatgaacgaaggtcttacaggtgtggaacaacatgaaggtgtgtaattaatgactgaattttaatttttgggtgaactaaccctttaagtcttcaatctacaatatttataaatagttttatttaaaaagtattgttttgtttttctatctAAAGTATTGAGAACTCAAACAATAATTTCTGTAGTAGCACTGATTACGTAACACTCCAAAAAGAGCTTGTGAATAGTTCTGTTTTTAACCATGTAAGAATGTGTGTGATTTGTTTATGGTTGGCCGTTGAGCCACATTTAATTCACCAACCTATTTTACTTTCACCTTATTTATTGGCGATGTCGTAATAAAAGCCTAGGTGTATCAGGAAGAGCAGGGCATTTTCTGGACTGCCACCATAGACAACTGATTGGAGGCAACACTGAAGATGGAGCCTTGGCTATTTGCTTTGATCTCCAGTCCCCTTTGCCTCACAGCCACAGTCTTCAACATCATCTTCTTTTTTTGCCTAATGCGACCAGTCTCTGGAGTGACGCTTCACAATCCACTGCGCTTCTTGTTAATCATTGTGTTATTCAATTCAACATTTCAACAACTTCTCACTGCCCTGACCATTATTATGCTTCTTTTTGAATCCCCTTTCTGGCTTCAAACGCTATGCAGAGTTTTGATTTATCAATTTTTCTGCGGCAACTTCTCATGCAATGCCTGGATTAGCATTTTCTACTACATGTCAATTGTTCCTCAACATCGTGCCATCTTTATCTGGATTAAGAGGAATATTAGAGTCATATTATATGTCGGCTTCGTTCTGAATCAGATAATGCTTCTGTTTTCTTTGACTTTGGGAACAGTATCATATTTTTTGCTTGAGCCCGTCCCAGAGAATTTTACCTCTCATGATCTGAACACAACATCATCAGCAAGCTTAGAGTCAGACctgtatttatttcatatgtcaaaTTTTTTGTATTTGCTATATTGCACTTGTCCAATGATCACATTATTAATCTCTTGGGGCAAAACTTTTGTTTATCTGCGTGAACATATGAAAAAGATGGGGCAGAGCAGTGAATCTTTTTCCCAACCTCAGCAGAAGAGCCAGATGCGGGTCACAGTAACAGGCATGGTACAGACGGCCCTGTTCCTGCCCAGCAGCCTATGGACTGTAGCAGTCGCTGCCTTATTCATAACAGACCTCTTTGAAAAAGTTGATCCTCATAGATTTATCACAATGTCATTTTGCTCAGCATCCAGCTTGGGAAATATACTTTGTTTTGGATTCTCCCAGTCTGTGTTTCGCCGTGGAATTGTAAGTGTGATTAACAAACTCAAAAGACTAAAGATGAATGCCTTGTGTTAGGATTCTTgccatttattatcattatattttcattatgtctgatgtaaacaaatatgTTTCAAGCATGTAGACTCTACCCTTTATTCATGTTATAAggtaaaaatgagaaatgtgtggaaataatattttttatgggTGGACTGGGGAATGTTATAACACATTAAATGTCTGTAACTCTGTGTTTTTGTTATATATCTCAAGTTTTGATATAATATTCCCATATTTGTCTGCTTCAAATTAAAGTAGTTTAAAAATCTACATTTTATCCATAAATTAATGTCAAGAAAAAATTGgatgttttaaatgttgtgtGTTATATAAGATATATTAGTGCTGTGAAATGATTAAtcgcatacaaaataaaagtttgtttacataatgtatgtgtgtgtactgtgtatatgaatatataaatacatacacatgcatgtatatttaacaaaaatgtattatgtttatataaaatatttatattgatatataaattatatataaatatacataaatatttcttaaataaatacatgtatttgtttgtatttatatatacttaataaatatacacagtacacacatatgTAAATGTTACCTTTTAATTTggattaaatatacatgtatatatatatatatatatatatatatatatacatatagagagagagagagagagtaaccttttatttgattttaattaaataaaatataaagcattttcaCTGAACAGCCAACAAAACTATAAGCAAGTATAGAAATTAAATACAGACAATGTATGTGGTATATCCCACTATTGTGTCATATGTTTACCTATTTTGGCAAATACTGCTGTCTGCTGTGCTTCTGTCTGATTGGTCCGGATTGCCAACGCCCCTTTATTTGCATCCGCAAAGTCTGCTTTATGGAACATTTACTGTGTATCAGATCCTGCACATGATAACCTCTGAATTCAATCTAACCATTCGATTTGATTGAAATGTATAGTGAAATCCATGACCGCCCCTTCAAAGAGAGTAGAATTTGCATTCACTACACCTGCTTTTTGCCTCATTAACTGTGATGGGGGTGTGTGTAGCACGTTTTGCTGAACAGCCTGTGACACGTCTGTCTGTGATTGGATAAAATACAGCCAGCtgtataactttatttaaataaaggaaGAGAGTTTAGGGTTAAATTAACCATTAAAGCTCCATAATTATGTATGTGTCTAAAGATGTTCACAGTGTACTATAGCATGACAAAATGTGGAAGTGACTTTTCATGCATGTTAGCTGCTGTTTGATTTGAGCTATTCCAGACAACTCACACATGAAGATTCACATTGTTATTTTAATCGAATATTGTATGTTTTCAAAACCACTACTTTACATATGACTCGTTATTAGGTAAGGATGAGCTAAGATAAAAAGTTTCACCAATTTCCTCAGGAATTTGTTACAATAGTGTGCACCCATGATTGCAtttaaagtgaactatactCTAAAATTCTTGGAACGCTATATGAAATGTATTCATTGAGCTTGGCTGGGcacattgttttctgtttttatggtTGACGACGGCTTCAGATTATCAAATAATTTCCCATTTGCTaacattctttcatcatttaatttaacaattaaaaatcCAAATGCATTTTAGGATATTGATAAATCTTATTGCTTTCATTCAACAGAGGAACATACAGTAACTGGTCCCATTTTTGCGAATTCAGAAAATGTActttgtcttaaaaaaaaaaaaatttttttttgaacttCTCTGTTATATAAGTGCAGGGGTGACCAACATTTCTCTCTGTTTGAAGCTAATTATGCAAGGATGGCTGCTGAAGACATCTTCATCTTATAAACTTCTGGTTAAATACTGTAGCTTGAAGGACAATTTTGGCTTTTTATCTCATTATCTGCCTTATCCCTTCCCAATGACGATCCAATAAAACTCTATAATTATTCCCTCTGGGTCCTAACACTCAGTAAATCATTTAAACTCCAAATATAACTTGGGAAACAGGAAATACTGCAGTCTCTCAGTAAGTCTGCTTTAGTATGCTTGAAGAATTAAAGGAGTTTGATGGGCTCTTATTAGCTACTTTTCACTTTTGGTTCCCGTTCtcctcaaaaaacaaaacaaaataaaataaaataaaataaaataaataaaatgttgaactGCAAATATATTGAAAGATATGgttttatgaggaaaaaaaataataataaagatttgCACACCTGATATAAAACAGCTGAAGAGCACATTTGGCTTTATCATGATCTGTCCTTTGAGACCAATAATGCAGTGCAGCCAAG of Ctenopharyngodon idella isolate HZGC_01 chromosome 9, HZGC01, whole genome shotgun sequence contains these proteins:
- the LOC127518861 gene encoding uncharacterized protein LOC127518861 is translated as MEPWLFALISSPLCLTATVFNIIFFFCLMRPVSGVTLHNPLRFLLIIVLFNSTFQQLLTALTIIMLLFESPFWLQTLCRVLIYQFFCGNFSCNAWISIFYYMSIVPQHRAIFIWIKRNIRVILYVGFVLNQIMLLFSLTLGTVSYFLLEPVPENFTSHDLNTTSSASLESDLYLFHMSNFLYLLYCTCPMITLLISWGKTFVYLREHMKKMGQSSESFSQPQQKSQMRVTVTGMVQTALFLPSSLWTVAVAALFITDLFEKVDPHRFITMSFCSASSLGNILCFGFSQSVFRRGIVSVINKLKRLKMNALC